ATTGCATTTTTTACAATTGTAAGGTCCTCGGCGTGTTCCAAAACCCGCAGTATCCATTATCACCGGAATTTTAACCGAACTTCGCACCTGTCGTATGGTTTCCAGGGTACTCCAGATCCAGGGGGGCTGGTAAGATCCACGCTTCCATAAAATTTCCATCAACGTTCCCTTGTGGATGGTGGATGGGCAGAAAGACACCCTGTTTACTCCAACTTTCTCAGCATACTGGGCTGATTTCACAGCATCTGCAATCGCCTCACTTTCAGAGGTTAAAACTGGTTTAACCAGTAAATAAACCTTCGTTCGCACATCAAAATCAGTTTTTAACTTATTTATGACATTCACTGCTTTTTTGAAGTCTTCACGGGTGAAACCCTTGTTAATTCTCGTCAGGCGTATGTTATCATCAGCACTTTCCAGTCCTATGGCTACTTCAAATATTTTACCTGGAATCATGGTGCAGCAGCTGTTCAAAACTTCTTCATTGATGTATTCTGGTCTGGATTCAACTACAACTTCCTCAATATCATCATATTCATTAATAATTCTGAAAATATCCTTCTGAGCTTCTTCAGGGATTTCTTCACGGTTAAGAAAGCTACCGGAAACAAAGATCTTGATGGCAGTGGGTCCATCAATAGTCTGTTTTTGGATTTGTCTTTCTAGCTGGGTTTTAAAAATTTCCACAAGTTGTGCAGCTGTAACTTCCTGAAGTGGAGAATCAGCTATGTAACTGCACATGCTGCACCCTCCAGAACCTGCCAGTGCCCAGGCACATCCTGGTGTGGGAAGTACAATGAAAATCGTGCGACCGGGTCCTGAGTACAGGAGGTCATCTCCAGACCAGCTGGCAGCCAACTGACTTGGAAGTTTTTTATCTACCTTTTTAAGGGCTTTTCTACGGATTTCCGGAAGAAGGTTATCCAGGGGTTGCTTAGTGTTCATTGCATAAAAGTTATAGAATTCCATTTATATATTATTCTAGCAGGATCTCTCCAG
This genomic window from Methanobacteriaceae archaeon contains:
- a CDS encoding archaeosine biosynthesis radical SAM protein RaSEA codes for the protein MNTKQPLDNLLPEIRRKALKKVDKKLPSQLAASWSGDDLLYSGPGRTIFIVLPTPGCAWALAGSGGCSMCSYIADSPLQEVTAAQLVEIFKTQLERQIQKQTIDGPTAIKIFVSGSFLNREEIPEEAQKDIFRIINEYDDIEEVVVESRPEYINEEVLNSCCTMIPGKIFEVAIGLESADDNIRLTRINKGFTREDFKKAVNVINKLKTDFDVRTKVYLLVKPVLTSESEAIADAVKSAQYAEKVGVNRVSFCPSTIHKGTLMEILWKRGSYQPPWIWSTLETIRQVRSSVKIPVIMDTAGFGTRRGPYNCKKCNSKLKDIIIKSNINQTIPEEFECECKDKWLADVQYSDVTRSTTNLSKNIR